A genomic window from Lasioglossum baleicum chromosome 7, iyLasBale1, whole genome shotgun sequence includes:
- the Alr gene encoding evr1_Alr domain-containing protein Alr, protein MSTEKPCRACTDFKTWAKIQKKTFESEKESEKKQEKNQSVNIKGRRNDCPLDKDELGSKTWSFLHTMAAYYPDQPSEAQKSDMKQFFYSFSQFYPCYVCAEDLREQLKQSPPQTDTQSTLSRWLCDVHNEVNKKIGKPKFDCNLVDQRWRDGWLDGSCD, encoded by the exons ATGTCAACTGAAAAACCATGTCGTGCGTGCACAGACTTCAAAACGTGGGCAAAAATTCAAAAGAAAACGTTCGAGTCTGAAAAG GAATCTGAGAAAAAGCAGGAGAAAAATCAATCTGTAAATATTAAGGGTAGGCGTAACGACTGTCCTTTGGATAAGGATGAATTAGGCTCTAAAACATGGTCGTTCTTACATACCATGGCAGCATATTATCCGGATCAGCCAAGCGAAGCACAAAAGTCAGATATGAAACAGTTCTTTTACTCATTTTCTCAGTTTTATCCTTGTTATGTATGCGCTGAGGATTTAAGGGAACAGTTAAAACAATCTCCGCCGCAGACAGACACGCAAAGTACATTGAGTCGTTGGCTTTGCGACGTACATAACGAGGTAAACAAGAAAATTGGAAAACCAAAATTCGATTGTAATCTTGTCGATCAGAGATGGAGAGACGGATGGCTTGATGGATCCTGCGACTGA